The proteins below come from a single Harpia harpyja isolate bHarHar1 chromosome 2, bHarHar1 primary haplotype, whole genome shotgun sequence genomic window:
- the VPS37A gene encoding vacuolar protein sorting-associated protein 37A isoform X1: protein MNWLFPLAKGGGSSSPAAPLPALTSLQQQKQRQIESLRGAHASIAEIQKDVEYRLPFTVNNLTININILLPPQFPQEKPVISVFPPVRHHLMDKQGVYVTGPLISNFTMHSDLGKIIQSLLDEFWKNPPVLASSSTSFPYLFNKPAGMPPYVPQGFPFLPPYPPQETNRTMAAVPVAESVSSSYTTDKPAAPSYGFIADLPLPVPTAEAVLQVGQNGFTYKMPDVPDTFPELSELSISQLTSMNEQEEVLLEQFVTLPQLKQVLTDRDELVKSIEELAKKNLLLEPSLEAKRQTVLDKYEQLTQMKAAFEKKMQRQHELSESCSPSALQARLKVAAHEAEEESDTIAEDFLEGKTEIDDFLSSFMEKRTLCHCRRAKEEKLQQAIAMHSQFHIPL, encoded by the exons ATGAACTGGCTGTTCCCCCTCGCCAAGGGCGGCGGGTCCTCCTcgcccgccgcgccgctgcccgccctcaccagcctccagcagcagaagcagcggCAGATCGAGTCCCTGCGCGGCGCCCACGCCTC CATTGCAGAAATTCAGAAAGATGTGGAATATCGGCTGCCATTCACTGTAAACAACTTGACAATTAATATTAACAT CTTGCTTCCACCTCAGTTTCCTCAGGAAAAACCAGTCATCAGTGTTTTCCCACCTGTGAGACATCATTTAATGGACAAGCAGGGAGTATATGTGACCGGCCCATTAATAAGTAAT TTTACAATGCACTCGGATCTTGGAAAAATTATTCAAAGTTTACTGGACGAGTTTTGGAAGAATCCTCCAGTTCTGGCTTCTAGCTCAACATCATTTCCATA cctTTTCAACAAACCAGCTGGAATGCCTCCTTATGTTCCTCAGGGgtttccatttcttcctccatACCCACCTCAAGAAACAAATAGAACAATGGCAGCCGTGCCTGTTGCTGAATCAGTTTCTTCAAGCTACACTACAGACAAGCCTGCTGCTCCCTCTTACGGCTTTATTGCTGATCTGCCACTACCTGTTCCGACAGCAGAAGCAGTGCTTCAG GTTGGCCAGAATGGATTTACTTACAAGATGCCTGATGTTCCTGATACTTTTCCAGAACTCTCAGAACTCAG TATATCGCAGCTGACCAGTATGAACGAGCAAGAGGAAGTGTTACTGGAACAGTTTGTGACTCTGCCACAGCTGAAGCAAGTCCTTACTGATAGAGATGAGTTAGTGAAAAGCATTGAAGAGCTGGCAA aaaaaaacttgTTGCTGGAGCCTAGTCTCGAGGCAAAAAGACAGACGGTATTGGATAAA tATGAGCAGCTCACACAGATGAAAGCAGCctttgaaaaaaagatgcaaagacaGCATGAACTTAGTGAG agTTGCAGTCCAAGTGCTCTGCAAGCCAGACTTAAAGTAGCTGCGCATGAAGCTGAAGAGGAATCTGACACTATTGCAGAAGACTTCTTGGAAGGCAAAACAGAAATAGATGACTTTCTTAGTAGTTTCATGGAAAAGAGAACG CTCTGCCACTGTAGACGAGCCAAAGAGGAAAAACTTCAACAGGCAATAGCAATGCACAGCCAATTTCATATTCCGCTATAG
- the VPS37A gene encoding vacuolar protein sorting-associated protein 37A isoform X2 — protein sequence MNWLFPLAKGGGSSSPAAPLPALTSLQQQKQRQIESLRGAHASIAEIQKDVEYRLPFTVNNLTININILLPPQFPQEKPVISVFPPVRHHLMDKQGVYVTGPLISNFTMHSDLGKIIQSLLDEFWKNPPVLASSSTSFPYLFNKPAGMPPYVPQGFPFLPPYPPQETNRTMAAVPVAESVSSSYTTDKPAAPSYGFIADLPLPVPTAEAVLQVGQNGFTYKMPDVPDTFPELSELSISQLTSMNEQEEVLLEQFVTLPQLKQVLTDRDELVKSIEELAKKNLLLEPSLEAKRQTVLDKSCSPSALQARLKVAAHEAEEESDTIAEDFLEGKTEIDDFLSSFMEKRTLCHCRRAKEEKLQQAIAMHSQFHIPL from the exons ATGAACTGGCTGTTCCCCCTCGCCAAGGGCGGCGGGTCCTCCTcgcccgccgcgccgctgcccgccctcaccagcctccagcagcagaagcagcggCAGATCGAGTCCCTGCGCGGCGCCCACGCCTC CATTGCAGAAATTCAGAAAGATGTGGAATATCGGCTGCCATTCACTGTAAACAACTTGACAATTAATATTAACAT CTTGCTTCCACCTCAGTTTCCTCAGGAAAAACCAGTCATCAGTGTTTTCCCACCTGTGAGACATCATTTAATGGACAAGCAGGGAGTATATGTGACCGGCCCATTAATAAGTAAT TTTACAATGCACTCGGATCTTGGAAAAATTATTCAAAGTTTACTGGACGAGTTTTGGAAGAATCCTCCAGTTCTGGCTTCTAGCTCAACATCATTTCCATA cctTTTCAACAAACCAGCTGGAATGCCTCCTTATGTTCCTCAGGGgtttccatttcttcctccatACCCACCTCAAGAAACAAATAGAACAATGGCAGCCGTGCCTGTTGCTGAATCAGTTTCTTCAAGCTACACTACAGACAAGCCTGCTGCTCCCTCTTACGGCTTTATTGCTGATCTGCCACTACCTGTTCCGACAGCAGAAGCAGTGCTTCAG GTTGGCCAGAATGGATTTACTTACAAGATGCCTGATGTTCCTGATACTTTTCCAGAACTCTCAGAACTCAG TATATCGCAGCTGACCAGTATGAACGAGCAAGAGGAAGTGTTACTGGAACAGTTTGTGACTCTGCCACAGCTGAAGCAAGTCCTTACTGATAGAGATGAGTTAGTGAAAAGCATTGAAGAGCTGGCAA aaaaaaacttgTTGCTGGAGCCTAGTCTCGAGGCAAAAAGACAGACGGTATTGGATAAA agTTGCAGTCCAAGTGCTCTGCAAGCCAGACTTAAAGTAGCTGCGCATGAAGCTGAAGAGGAATCTGACACTATTGCAGAAGACTTCTTGGAAGGCAAAACAGAAATAGATGACTTTCTTAGTAGTTTCATGGAAAAGAGAACG CTCTGCCACTGTAGACGAGCCAAAGAGGAAAAACTTCAACAGGCAATAGCAATGCACAGCCAATTTCATATTCCGCTATAG